The following proteins are encoded in a genomic region of Astatotilapia calliptera chromosome 22, fAstCal1.2, whole genome shotgun sequence:
- the LOC113014145 gene encoding uncharacterized protein LOC113014145: MALITQKMDITFSLRRKEVVEMQPLVKEMQLRWPALFLKEQICAEFSRITTKDLMGTFMTALDTYSLRLIKLYRIRKAAFRNDMDSLLQKFDEQVSNIVQHRRTISLEGLPIFVRDDETKLFLTCLDTDPVERATRGVTVGILTVLEDYVGPNSQSTVVNTAIVLEEDIILDDLPDLPTAFAYLFGLLYGLNMEFPKELKYTFEAVQHIFMELTSTYSQRIRSFKTKLLTKV, encoded by the exons ATGGCACTCATCACCCAAAAGATGGACATCACATTCTCTCTCAGGAGGAAAGAAGTTGTGGAGATGCAGCCCTTGGTCAAGGAAATGCAGCTCAGATGGCCAGCTCTCTTCTTGAAAGAACAG ATTTGTGCGGAATTCTCACGCATTACCACCAAGGATCTCATGGGGACCTTCATGACTGCCCTCGACACTTACTCACTTCGGCTGATTAAGCTGTATCGAATTAGAAAAGCTGCTTTCCGCAATGACATGGATTCCCTGTTGCAGAAGTTTGATGAACAg GTCTCAAACATAGTCCAGCATCGACGAACCATCAGTTTGGAAGGGTTACCGATATTTGTTCGCGACGACGAGACCAAACTCTTCTTAACATGTCTG gATACAGATCCAGTTGAGAGGGCAACCCGAGGTGTTACGGTGGGCATCCTCACTGTTCTGGAGGACTACGTGGGACCCAACTCGCAGTCCACAGTGGTCAACACTGCCATTGTTTTGGAAGAGGACATTATTCTTGATGATCTGCCAGACCTTCCCACTGCCTTTGCCTACTTGTTTGGCCTACTTTATGGGCTCAACATGGAGTTTCCCAAAGAACTCAAGTACACATTTGAAGCTGTGCAACACATTTTTATGGAGTTGACATCTACCTATTCCCAGAGGATAAGAAGCTTCAAAACCAAGCTCTTAACCAAAGTCTAA
- the LOC113014147 gene encoding sperm acrosome membrane-associated protein 4-like, producing the protein MMNNFWKATIVLGAFIAAAQCLTCRQCPIGIFGTCFLSKDVTCTNTNQSCFTGDALFSAAGGLKLHTRGCLESDLCGASVNGSILSVAYSTSFQCCNTDVCNGATSIQLPLTVALFAALLASLWSFWEM; encoded by the exons ATGATGAATAATTTTTGGAAAGCGACAATTGTCTTGGGTGCCTTCATCGCAGCAG CACAATGCCTGACCTGTCGTCAGTGTCCCATTGGCATCTTTGGAACATGCTTCCTATCAAAAGATGTCACTTGTACTAATACAAATCAGAGCTGCTTCACAGGAGATGCAC TGTTCAGCGCTGCTGGGGGGCTGAAGCTGCACACCCGCGGCTGCCTGGAGTCGGATCTGTGCGGGGCGTCGGTGAACGGCTCCATCCTCAGTGTGGCCTACAGCACCTCTTTCCAGTGTTGTAACACAGACGTGTGTAACGGAGCCACTTCCATCCAGCTCCCACTCACTGTGGCTCTCTTTGCTGCTCTCCTGGCCTCCCTGTGGAGCTTCTGGGAGATGTAG